One genomic region from Cellulomonas fengjieae encodes:
- a CDS encoding PucR family transcriptional regulator, which produces MARMRPPVLEARGGPETQRRVRDGAGLLSAAAMRRLDDDLDWYRVLPAEDRSWVGLVAQAGITAFVTWFAEPTRPPHGVGDIFAAAPPELTRSISLQHTLQLVRVVVDVVETHSDRLAAPGDEREVREAVLRYSREVAFSAAEVYARAAEVRGAWDARLEALVVDALVRGDVDDALRSRIAALGWSGRGSTLVLVGTTTAALDEVRGAELRRATLRAADDALVGVQGDRLVVFLGGEGDLRAAAETLLPRFGPGPVVIGPVVGDLTDSPRSARAALSGLLAARAWERAPRPVLADELLPERVLVGDVVARRMLVAQAYEPLAASQGSLLETLSAYLGTGRSLEAAARTLYVHPNTVRYRLRRVCDVTGWDPLDARESYVLQTALALGRLDTPAPAPDVAR; this is translated from the coding sequence ATGGCTCGGATGCGCCCGCCGGTGCTCGAGGCACGCGGTGGACCCGAGACGCAGCGCCGGGTGCGTGACGGCGCAGGGCTCCTCTCCGCTGCAGCGATGCGGCGCCTGGACGACGACCTCGACTGGTACCGCGTGCTGCCCGCCGAGGACCGCTCCTGGGTCGGCCTGGTCGCCCAGGCGGGCATCACCGCGTTCGTCACGTGGTTCGCCGAGCCGACCCGGCCGCCGCACGGGGTCGGCGACATCTTCGCCGCGGCCCCGCCCGAGCTGACCCGGTCCATCTCGTTGCAGCACACGCTCCAGCTCGTCCGCGTGGTGGTGGACGTGGTCGAGACCCACAGCGACCGGCTGGCCGCACCGGGCGACGAGCGCGAGGTCCGGGAGGCCGTCCTGCGGTACTCGCGCGAGGTCGCCTTCTCCGCCGCCGAGGTCTACGCCCGTGCGGCAGAGGTCCGCGGCGCGTGGGACGCCCGGCTCGAGGCGCTCGTCGTCGACGCCCTCGTCCGGGGCGACGTGGACGACGCCCTGCGCTCCCGGATCGCGGCGCTCGGGTGGAGCGGCCGCGGATCGACGCTGGTGCTGGTCGGGACGACGACGGCGGCGCTGGACGAGGTGCGGGGTGCCGAGCTCCGGCGCGCCACCCTGCGCGCCGCCGACGACGCGCTCGTCGGCGTCCAGGGCGACCGCCTCGTGGTGTTCCTCGGCGGCGAGGGCGACCTGCGCGCCGCGGCCGAGACGCTGCTGCCGCGGTTCGGGCCCGGCCCCGTCGTGATCGGCCCGGTCGTCGGTGACCTGACGGACTCGCCCCGCTCGGCACGCGCAGCGCTGTCGGGGCTGCTCGCGGCCCGCGCGTGGGAACGGGCGCCCCGACCGGTGCTGGCCGACGAGCTCCTGCCCGAGCGCGTGCTCGTGGGGGACGTCGTCGCGCGGCGGATGCTGGTGGCACAGGCGTACGAGCCGCTGGCCGCCAGCCAGGGGTCTCTCCTGGAGACGCTCTCGGCCTACCTCGGCACCGGACGCTCGCTCGAGGCGGCCGCCCGCACGCTGTACGTGCACCCCAACACGGTGCGGTACCGCCTGCGCCGGGTCTGCGACGTCACGGGCTGGGACCCGCTCGACGCCCGCGAGTCGTACGTGCTCCAGACGGCGCTCGCGCTCGGGCGCCTGGACACCCCGGCGCCCGCGCCGGACGTCGCCCGCTGA